In Cyanobacteriota bacterium, one genomic interval encodes:
- a CDS encoding AAA family ATPase, translated as MKAVAIVGTVSQVGKSLLVTALCRLLFRQGWRVTPFKAQSLATTSYITVSGIEIDYAQAVQAWAAGTVPRAEMNPVVLKPQDSQHVEVIFKGKSIGVCSLEDYTKRYTEQSWQVVTLALQQLAEEFDIVVCEGLGNPVETALQPWDVSNMRVAKYLGAPTVLVVSADRGG; from the coding sequence TACTAGTGACTGCACTGTGCCGATTATTATTTCGGCAAGGTTGGCGTGTAACCCCGTTTAAGGCGCAAAGTTTAGCTACAACTAGCTACATAACCGTCAGTGGGATAGAGATTGACTACGCTCAAGCAGTGCAGGCCTGGGCAGCAGGGACAGTACCGCGCGCGGAGATGAACCCTGTCGTGCTGAAACCCCAAGATTCTCAACACGTGGAAGTGATCTTCAAAGGTAAGTCCATAGGGGTATGTAGCCTAGAAGACTACACAAAACGCTACACTGAGCAGAGTTGGCAAGTTGTCACTCTAGCATTGCAGCAATTAGCAGAAGAATTTGACATTGTTGTGTGTGAAGGTCTTGGCAACCCTGTGGAAACCGCCCTACAGCCCTGGGACGTATCAAATATGCGCGTGGCCAAGTATCTAGGTGCACCTACTGTTCTAGTGGTGAGTGCCGATCGAGGTGGT